One Methylobacterium oryzae DNA window includes the following coding sequences:
- a CDS encoding Bax inhibitor-1/YccA family protein: protein MAFENSPFRYGAQQPTGYAGTQVEVDQGLRTFMLGVYNNMIVGLGISGLVALGLNMASVAAYQGTRPILTPFGQTLYLSPLKWVLMLAPLAFIFVFSMRMDRMSASSARTMFWAFAAVMGASMSSLLLVFTGGSVVQVFFITAAAFGSLSLWGYTTRRSLSGMGSFLMMGLIGIILASLVNIFFASSALQFAISVLGVLIFAGLTAYDTQKLKEMYLYGGFDGEMAAKMSVNGALTLYLDFINMFQFLLSLIGDRR from the coding sequence ATGGCATTCGAGAACAGCCCCTTCCGGTACGGCGCCCAGCAGCCGACCGGCTACGCCGGCACCCAGGTCGAGGTCGATCAGGGCCTGCGCACCTTCATGCTCGGCGTCTACAACAACATGATCGTCGGGCTCGGCATCTCGGGTCTCGTCGCGCTCGGCCTGAACATGGCCTCCGTGGCGGCCTACCAGGGCACCCGCCCGATCCTGACCCCGTTCGGTCAGACCCTCTACCTCAGCCCGCTGAAGTGGGTCCTGATGCTCGCCCCGCTGGCGTTCATCTTCGTCTTCTCCATGCGGATGGACCGGATGTCGGCCTCGTCCGCCCGGACGATGTTCTGGGCCTTCGCGGCGGTGATGGGCGCCTCGATGTCCTCGCTTCTCCTGGTGTTCACCGGGGGCAGCGTGGTGCAGGTGTTCTTCATCACGGCGGCGGCCTTCGGCTCGCTCAGCCTGTGGGGCTACACCACCCGGCGCAGCCTCTCCGGCATGGGCTCGTTCCTGATGATGGGCCTGATCGGCATCATCCTCGCGTCGCTGGTGAACATCTTCTTCGCCTCGTCGGCCCTCCAGTTCGCCATCTCGGTGCTGGGCGTGCTGATCTTCGCGGGCCTGACCGCCTACGACACCCAGAAGCTCAAGGAGATGTATCTCTACGGCGGCTTCGACGGCGAGATGGCGGCCAAGATGTCGGTGAACGGCGCCCTGACGCTCTATCTCGACTTCATCAACATGTTCCAGTTCCTGCTGAGCCTGATCGGCGACCGCCGATAA